The Desulfarculaceae bacterium genome window below encodes:
- a CDS encoding AMP-binding protein: protein MNRWLTVADILRVNAVKYPDKEGAADLYRSLTFKEWNERCNRLANALAGLGLKKGDRVAMIAYNCLEWLELYGACAKGGFVAVPIMFRLTPVEYTYILNNAEVSAFIVEKPFTDDVAEAKPDFESVPAGNYICFGEGETPEGFVGLEQIMAEAGPEEPETKVIDEDVWIIMYTSGTTGRPKGVVRTHESFAGKYWTNIAAMGYDHDDRGLLVMPMCHINSVYYSFVFTCLGATAIVYNSVSFDPEHMIKTLSEFGVTFTSLVPTHYIMMLALSEEVKNSYNVDCVKKLLISSAPARRDLKLAIMDYFKNSQLYEAYGSTEAGLVTLLLPSEQFDKLGSIGREIPGTDLIMLLDEDKNEVPVGEVGELYSRGPALFSEYWKLPEQTKEAFVGDYFSAGDMAYKDDQGYYYLVDRKKNMIITGGENVYPSEVEDCLGGHSAVKDVAVIGVPDEKWGESVTAVIILHQGFEPGDELAAELQAFTKGKIAGFKRPKSIYFVAEEEMPRTGTGKILHRVLRERYGHWSDNKA, encoded by the coding sequence ATGAACCGCTGGCTGACCGTGGCCGACATCTTGAGGGTCAACGCCGTAAAGTATCCGGACAAGGAAGGGGCGGCAGACCTGTACCGCTCGCTGACCTTCAAAGAATGGAACGAGCGTTGCAACCGCCTGGCCAACGCCCTGGCCGGCCTGGGGCTGAAAAAGGGCGACCGGGTGGCCATGATCGCCTACAACTGCCTGGAGTGGCTGGAGCTCTACGGAGCCTGCGCCAAGGGCGGTTTTGTGGCCGTGCCCATCATGTTCCGCCTCACCCCGGTGGAATACACCTACATCCTAAACAACGCCGAAGTGAGCGCCTTCATCGTGGAGAAGCCCTTCACCGATGACGTGGCCGAGGCCAAGCCCGACTTCGAAAGCGTGCCGGCGGGCAACTACATCTGCTTCGGCGAAGGCGAAACCCCCGAGGGCTTCGTGGGCCTGGAACAGATCATGGCCGAGGCCGGCCCCGAGGAGCCCGAGACCAAGGTGATCGACGAGGACGTCTGGATCATCATGTACACCTCCGGCACCACCGGCCGCCCCAAGGGCGTGGTGCGCACCCATGAGTCCTTCGCGGGCAAGTACTGGACCAACATCGCGGCCATGGGCTACGACCATGACGACCGCGGCCTCTTGGTCATGCCCATGTGCCATATCAACAGTGTTTATTACAGCTTCGTGTTTACCTGCCTGGGGGCCACGGCCATCGTGTACAACTCGGTGAGCTTCGACCCCGAGCACATGATCAAGACCCTGTCCGAGTTCGGGGTGACCTTCACCTCCCTGGTGCCCACCCACTACATCATGATGCTGGCCCTGTCCGAGGAGGTCAAAAACAGCTACAACGTGGACTGCGTGAAGAAGCTCCTGATCTCTTCCGCTCCCGCCCGCCGCGACCTCAAGCTGGCCATCATGGACTACTTCAAGAACAGCCAGCTCTACGAGGCCTACGGCTCCACCGAGGCCGGCCTGGTGACTCTGCTGCTGCCCTCGGAGCAGTTCGACAAGCTGGGCTCCATCGGCCGCGAGATCCCAGGCACCGACCTGATCATGCTCCTGGACGAGGACAAGAACGAGGTGCCCGTGGGCGAGGTGGGCGAGCTCTACAGCCGGGGCCCCGCCCTGTTCAGCGAATACTGGAAGCTCCCCGAACAGACCAAGGAAGCCTTTGTGGGCGACTACTTCAGCGCCGGGGACATGGCCTACAAAGACGACCAGGGCTACTACTATCTGGTCGACCGCAAGAAGAACATGATCATCACCGGCGGCGAGAACGTCTACCCCAGCGAGGTGGAGGACTGCCTGGGCGGCCACAGCGCGGTCAAGGACGTGGCGGTCATCGGCGTGCCCGACGAGAAGTGGGGCGAGAGCGTCACCGCGGTGATCATCCTGCACCAGGGCTTCGAGCCCGGCGACGAGCTGGCCGCCGAGCTTCAGGCCTTCACCAAAGGCAAGATCGCCGGCTTCAAGCGCCCCAAGAGCATCTACTTCGTGGCCGAGGAAGAGATGCCCCGCACCGGCACCGGCAAGATCCTGCACCGCGTGCTCAGGGAGCGCTACGGCCACTGGTCGGACAACAAGGCATAA
- a CDS encoding hydrogenase iron-sulfur subunit — protein sequence MAKVSLIWQEAPGLEGLDPKQVALAAGVELDAGGPVEAAVVTMPQERAPRPLRERLVGLPVAWLDLAAEVGGGGEAHRLARAATAVARAAGRAAKGTMPPVYAPQPAQKVLVAGAGLSALCAAYEAAALGHPVTLATPFDDPATPGADDDSRAVSLLAAQLPAQVEPLTGCRLKDLSGSAGAMTARLLGPEGETDQSFGAVLLAPPGKLASCCEVEGLDPKLCVSASNLNPEQWQGPEDGWLHVAVLAGSASPVPSYSFNVALEAALALAQRPRVQVSLFYSEARVAWPGAEQLFRDCREAGVLSVRVAPGGLEVRGGSELAWTDPLLGEEITLEPAVAVLAEQSEAMPPAWLDNELNFKPWDELVPENPRLAGGKTSRSGLYILGALRGTAPGAPRRAEAAAAATDLHHRLTGKVVPMPAVRDQLCARCLTCVRACPHGVPHYVGFGIACSPAGCVACGVCAAECPAEAIAPPGWGQPEMLAALEAALAVAPAPKMVLFACGQSGMPAAAALSASGHQWPAGLVIFPLVCAGRTSQVLLTRALELGAKGVLTAGCHPGNCRSISGNLKAAAKLESLKELLGTLGLDPEAVGFLPLASNQTRELAQAVAELAAKAQEA from the coding sequence GTGGCTAAAGTCAGTTTGATCTGGCAAGAGGCCCCGGGCCTGGAAGGCCTGGACCCCAAGCAGGTGGCCCTGGCCGCCGGGGTGGAGCTGGACGCGGGCGGCCCGGTGGAGGCCGCCGTGGTCACCATGCCCCAGGAGCGGGCCCCGCGCCCTTTGCGCGAGCGCCTGGTGGGGCTGCCGGTGGCCTGGCTGGATCTGGCCGCCGAGGTGGGCGGGGGCGGCGAGGCCCATCGCCTGGCCCGGGCGGCCACCGCCGTGGCCCGCGCGGCCGGGCGGGCGGCCAAAGGCACCATGCCCCCGGTCTACGCCCCCCAACCGGCCCAGAAGGTGCTGGTGGCCGGGGCGGGACTTTCGGCCCTGTGCGCGGCCTATGAAGCTGCCGCCCTGGGCCATCCGGTCACCCTGGCCACGCCTTTCGACGACCCGGCCACCCCGGGCGCGGACGACGACTCCCGCGCGGTCAGCCTCTTGGCCGCGCAGCTTCCGGCCCAGGTGGAGCCGCTCACCGGCTGCCGCCTGAAAGACCTGAGCGGATCGGCCGGGGCCATGACCGCCCGGCTGCTGGGCCCCGAGGGCGAGACTGACCAAAGCTTCGGCGCGGTGCTCCTGGCCCCGCCGGGCAAGCTGGCCTCCTGCTGCGAGGTAGAGGGCTTGGACCCCAAGCTCTGCGTGAGCGCCTCCAACCTCAACCCCGAGCAGTGGCAGGGGCCGGAGGACGGCTGGCTGCACGTGGCGGTGCTGGCGGGCAGCGCCTCCCCGGTGCCTTCCTATAGCTTCAATGTGGCCCTGGAGGCCGCCCTGGCCCTGGCCCAACGGCCCCGGGTGCAGGTGAGCCTGTTCTACAGCGAGGCGCGGGTGGCCTGGCCCGGCGCGGAGCAGCTTTTCCGCGACTGCCGTGAGGCCGGAGTGCTCTCGGTGCGCGTGGCCCCCGGCGGCCTGGAGGTGCGCGGCGGCTCCGAGCTGGCCTGGACCGACCCACTCCTGGGCGAAGAGATCACCCTGGAACCCGCCGTGGCGGTATTGGCCGAGCAGAGCGAAGCCATGCCCCCCGCCTGGCTGGACAACGAGCTGAACTTCAAGCCCTGGGACGAGTTGGTGCCCGAGAACCCCCGCCTGGCCGGGGGCAAGACCAGCCGCTCCGGGCTCTACATCCTGGGGGCCCTGCGCGGCACCGCCCCCGGCGCGCCCCGCCGGGCCGAGGCGGCGGCCGCGGCCACGGACCTGCACCATCGCCTCACCGGCAAGGTGGTGCCCATGCCCGCGGTGCGCGACCAGCTCTGCGCCCGCTGCCTCACCTGCGTGCGGGCCTGCCCCCATGGGGTGCCCCACTACGTGGGCTTCGGCATCGCCTGCTCCCCGGCCGGCTGCGTGGCCTGCGGGGTGTGCGCGGCCGAGTGCCCGGCCGAGGCCATCGCCCCGCCGGGCTGGGGCCAGCCCGAGATGCTCGCCGCCCTGGAGGCGGCCCTGGCCGTGGCCCCGGCGCCCAAGATGGTGCTCTTCGCCTGCGGCCAGTCGGGCATGCCCGCCGCCGCGGCGCTCTCGGCCTCGGGCCATCAGTGGCCCGCCGGGCTGGTGATCTTCCCTCTGGTCTGCGCCGGGCGCACCAGCCAGGTGCTTCTCACCCGCGCCTTGGAGCTGGGGGCCAAGGGGGTGCTTACGGCGGGCTGCCATCCGGGCAACTGCCGCTCCATCAGCGGCAACCTCAAGGCCGCGGCCAAGCTGGAATCGCTCAAGGAGTTGCTGGGCACCCTGGGGCTGGACCCCGAAGCGGTGGGCTTTTTGCCCCTGGCCAGCAACCAGACCCGCGAGCTGGCCCAAGCGGTGGCCGAGCTGGCCGCCAAGGCACAGGAGGCGTGA
- a CDS encoding FAD-dependent oxidoreductase, translating into MAGLGAAVELARRGLACTVVEREARPGGRAGEFCCKAVEACARCGACRLGDLLAEAAARPEITLHTAALVTSAKYDDGRWAVELAPQPGGESVPGTGAPLTERRSLVAGAVILAVGGQPFDPAKKSRFAHGRVEGVYSALELEAMLAQGAIGPDALAPAKVAFIQCVGSRDAAGGRPWCSRVCCGYALRMARVIRARLPQSEVTFFHMDVQDYGRAWEDELPALREDIRFVRAMPGEVSAGEGGPLVTYAGPEGSPIKESFDLVALSVGIGPPQGAASLHELFGAAEGRDGFLAEESLRGLFVAGAAAGPRSLNESIVHASLAASKAANRVGAMLEAARG; encoded by the coding sequence GTGGCCGGACTCGGCGCGGCGGTGGAGCTGGCGCGGCGTGGTCTGGCCTGCACGGTGGTGGAGCGCGAGGCGCGGCCCGGTGGCCGGGCCGGCGAGTTCTGCTGCAAGGCGGTGGAGGCCTGCGCCCGTTGCGGGGCCTGCCGCCTGGGTGACCTCTTGGCCGAGGCGGCCGCGCGTCCGGAGATAACCCTCCACACCGCCGCCCTGGTAACATCCGCAAAATACGACGACGGCCGTTGGGCCGTGGAGCTGGCTCCCCAGCCGGGCGGCGAGAGCGTGCCCGGGACGGGCGCGCCGCTGACCGAGCGCCGCTCCCTGGTGGCCGGGGCGGTGATCCTGGCCGTGGGCGGCCAGCCCTTCGACCCGGCCAAAAAGAGCCGCTTCGCCCATGGCCGGGTGGAGGGGGTGTACAGCGCCCTGGAGCTGGAGGCCATGCTGGCCCAGGGGGCCATCGGGCCGGACGCCCTGGCCCCGGCCAAGGTGGCCTTCATCCAGTGCGTGGGCAGCCGCGACGCGGCCGGGGGGCGTCCCTGGTGCTCGCGGGTGTGCTGCGGCTATGCCCTGCGCATGGCCCGGGTGATCCGAGCCCGCCTGCCCCAGAGCGAGGTGACCTTCTTCCATATGGATGTGCAGGACTACGGCCGGGCCTGGGAAGACGAGCTCCCCGCCCTCAGAGAGGACATCCGCTTCGTGCGGGCCATGCCCGGCGAGGTGAGCGCGGGTGAGGGCGGCCCCTTGGTGACTTACGCCGGGCCCGAGGGCTCGCCCATCAAGGAAAGCTTCGATCTGGTGGCGCTCTCGGTGGGCATCGGCCCGCCCCAGGGCGCGGCCAGCCTGCACGAGCTCTTCGGCGCGGCCGAGGGCCGGGACGGCTTCCTGGCCGAAGAGAGCCTTAGGGGCCTGTTCGTGGCCGGCGCGGCCGCCGGGCCCCGCTCCTTGAACGAATCCATCGTCCATGCCTCCCTGGCCGCCTCCAAGGCCGCCAACCGGGTGGGCGCCATGCTGGAGGCCGCCCGTGGCTAA
- a CDS encoding 2-hydroxyacyl-CoA dehydratase family protein, which produces MTQGPPPIATTKMMKKLMADHFLGLDRAAREGSPKVAWCTSVGPAELLHAMGFDVYFPENHGAMLGATRMSTETIPAANAVGYSPDICSYLTADVGAFLKGTTPLTRAYGIESVPKPDVLVFNTNQCRDVQDWFEWYGRHFKAPVIGVRTQRGVGEVEESMVSDIAAQIEALVPTLEEISGNKFDIDRLRETVGLSKQCTVMWRQVLEYGAKTPAQMTFFDHTIHMAPAVVLRGKPEAVAYYEALLTELKERDQAGLSAVPGEKYRLYWDGMPVWGRLRMLGDLMTELNTAIVASTYCNSWIFDAFDAADPFRSMARAYLELFIVRDEAFKEKYIQRHVELYGCQGIVFHDAKTCPNNSNNRYAMPQRFSEVHGVPTLVINGDLNDLRCFSDEQAKTNLEAFVEQIAEAAAA; this is translated from the coding sequence ATGACACAAGGGCCACCGCCCATCGCAACCACCAAGATGATGAAGAAGCTCATGGCCGATCACTTTCTGGGCCTGGACCGGGCCGCCCGCGAGGGCAGCCCCAAGGTTGCCTGGTGCACCAGCGTCGGCCCCGCCGAACTGCTGCACGCAATGGGCTTTGACGTCTACTTCCCCGAAAACCACGGAGCCATGCTCGGGGCCACCCGCATGTCCACGGAGACCATTCCCGCGGCCAACGCGGTGGGCTACAGTCCGGACATCTGCTCCTACCTCACCGCCGACGTGGGCGCCTTCCTGAAGGGCACCACCCCGCTGACCAGGGCCTACGGCATCGAAAGCGTGCCCAAGCCCGACGTGCTGGTGTTCAACACCAACCAGTGCCGCGACGTGCAGGACTGGTTCGAGTGGTATGGCCGCCATTTCAAGGCGCCGGTCATCGGCGTGCGCACCCAGCGCGGCGTGGGCGAGGTGGAAGAGTCCATGGTGAGCGACATCGCCGCCCAGATCGAGGCGCTGGTGCCCACCCTGGAAGAGATCAGCGGCAACAAGTTCGACATCGACCGCCTGCGCGAGACCGTGGGCCTGTCCAAGCAGTGCACCGTGATGTGGCGCCAGGTGCTGGAGTACGGGGCCAAGACCCCGGCCCAGATGACCTTCTTCGACCACACCATTCACATGGCCCCGGCCGTGGTCCTGCGCGGCAAGCCCGAGGCGGTGGCCTACTACGAGGCCCTGTTGACCGAGCTCAAGGAGCGCGACCAAGCCGGCCTGAGCGCCGTGCCCGGCGAGAAGTACCGCCTCTACTGGGACGGCATGCCGGTATGGGGCCGTTTGCGCATGTTGGGCGATCTGATGACCGAGCTCAACACCGCCATCGTGGCCAGCACCTACTGCAACTCCTGGATCTTCGACGCCTTCGACGCGGCCGACCCCTTCCGCTCCATGGCCCGGGCCTATCTTGAGCTGTTCATCGTGCGCGACGAGGCCTTCAAGGAAAAGTACATCCAGCGCCACGTGGAGCTTTACGGCTGTCAGGGCATCGTGTTCCACGACGCCAAGACCTGCCCCAACAACTCCAACAACCGCTACGCCATGCCCCAGCGTTTCTCGGAAGTGCACGGTGTGCCCACCCTGGTGATCAACGGCGACTTGAACGACCTCCGCTGCTTCTCCGACGAACAGGCCAAGACCAACTTGGAGGCCTTCGTGGAGCAGATCGCGGAGGCGGCGGCCGCCTGA
- a CDS encoding 4Fe-4S dicluster domain-containing protein, with protein MRLNDCDPGFKHQIAAEPGGAGIRVCFGCAACSARCPVGANRPEYDPRRIIRAALLGQREEVLASPLIWLCSSCYTCGEVCPQGVRFTDVLTAIKNLAAREGHAPPSARITAELLAKQGRLLEITEFENEKRAELGLPPVEQRPSDFQSILGIAPQEQDAGEGA; from the coding sequence ATGCGGCTCAACGACTGCGATCCCGGCTTCAAGCATCAGATAGCCGCCGAGCCCGGAGGCGCGGGCATCCGGGTGTGCTTCGGCTGCGCGGCCTGCTCCGCCCGCTGCCCGGTGGGGGCCAACCGCCCGGAGTACGACCCGAGGCGTATCATCCGCGCCGCCCTTTTGGGCCAACGCGAGGAGGTTTTGGCCTCGCCGCTCATCTGGCTCTGCTCCTCCTGCTACACCTGCGGCGAGGTCTGCCCCCAGGGGGTGCGCTTCACCGACGTGCTTACCGCCATCAAGAACCTGGCCGCCCGCGAGGGCCACGCCCCGCCTTCGGCCCGCATCACCGCCGAGCTCTTGGCCAAGCAGGGCCGCCTGCTGGAGATCACCGAGTTCGAGAACGAAAAGCGCGCCGAGCTGGGCCTGCCCCCGGTGGAGCAGCGCCCGAGCGACTTCCAGAGCATCCTGGGCATCGCGCCCCAAGAGCAGGATGCGGGGGAGGGCGCCTGA
- a CDS encoding CoB--CoM heterodisulfide reductase iron-sulfur subunit B family protein, with translation MKALLFLGCTVPVRNLNYELSARKVCQALGVELVDDPALACCGYPLKGSDQGHALVIAARALAQARAHGLPLVALCSACAGTLAEAEHHLAHDPIAAEAVNKELEPLGLRYEPGVKATHLMRFLLNEVGVEAIQAKMTKSLEGFSFAPHYGCHYLKPSEVLGGLEDPENPQSLARLIAATGAEAVNHPRLKDCCGGGVLGADEELAGSLAGAKLAELDALGVTAMVMVCPFCNVMFEGQQKAIAKRMDTKFKVPVVYLTQLLGLGLGLSPDEVGLKLNRVKPKELIKAFKE, from the coding sequence ATGAAGGCTCTGCTTTTCCTGGGCTGCACCGTGCCGGTCAGAAACCTGAACTACGAGCTCAGCGCCCGCAAGGTCTGCCAGGCTTTGGGGGTGGAGCTGGTGGACGACCCGGCCCTGGCCTGCTGCGGCTATCCCCTGAAGGGCTCGGACCAAGGCCACGCCCTGGTCATCGCGGCCCGGGCCCTGGCCCAGGCGCGGGCCCACGGCCTGCCCCTGGTGGCCCTGTGCTCGGCCTGCGCCGGCACCCTGGCCGAGGCCGAGCATCACCTGGCCCACGACCCCATCGCCGCCGAGGCGGTCAATAAAGAACTGGAGCCCCTGGGCCTGCGCTACGAGCCCGGGGTCAAGGCCACCCACCTCATGCGCTTCCTCTTGAACGAGGTGGGCGTGGAGGCGATTCAAGCCAAGATGACCAAGAGCCTGGAGGGCTTCAGCTTCGCGCCGCACTACGGCTGCCACTACCTGAAGCCCTCGGAGGTCCTGGGCGGCCTGGAGGACCCGGAGAATCCGCAAAGCCTGGCCCGGCTCATCGCGGCCACCGGGGCCGAGGCGGTGAACCACCCCCGGCTCAAGGACTGCTGCGGGGGCGGGGTCTTGGGCGCGGACGAGGAGCTGGCCGGGTCTCTGGCCGGGGCCAAGCTGGCCGAGCTGGACGCCCTGGGGGTCACGGCCATGGTCATGGTCTGCCCTTTTTGCAACGTGATGTTCGAGGGCCAGCAAAAGGCCATAGCCAAGCGCATGGACACCAAGTTCAAGGTGCCGGTGGTATACCTGACCCAGCTGTTGGGCCTGGGCCTGGGCCTGAGCCCGGACGAGGTGGGTCTCAAGCTCAACCGGGTGAAGCCCAAGGAGCTGATCAAGGCTTTCAAGGAGTAG
- a CDS encoding FAD-binding protein, translated as MEISAKLAQIVGEENLVTNQADCLAYARDMSVHIGLPDAMVFAESTDEVSQILAACHEAGVPVIARGGGTSVTGAALAPHGGVVLNLIRMNQVLEINLPDHYARVQAGVVCGALNAAVAAKGFFFPPDPGSAGIATIGGMINTNASGIRAVKYGTTKDYVMGLTVVLADGRVLKTGSKAPKTSSGYNLTQLFCASEGTLGVITEATLKILPAPAYAISARLEFPDITSAGAAVTEMLTTGVPIATCEILDDVSLQVLQKAIDLKVDDGVGCMIMLELDGHKAAVEDYVKQVNAICGGHSLINAKWTDDDLEKAPLWEARHRLVPAMSRLKPGYRLVPLMEDFGVPMTKIPETIKEIQAIGEKHGFPIATFGHIGDGNLHATFIMDVKQADQWDAVKKIALEFVELTARMEGTMSAEHGLGMAKSPIIETELGAVGKEVMQTLKGALDPKSILNPGKLGLKDSIEDIYQHCGFDPLRLEHPDVASLGAADNEIVACIQCGFCRLGCPTYAQTDLEAMNAKGRITLAFALLTGAMQGSADIAERLYQCMLCMNCKYTCPAQVDLSVVVQAARQRLVEQGYLPEIFKKLMVDMIEAGNPFAQPRETRTDSYPVSYEPKDKADTLLHLGCVASYQDVKIIPAVMKILDAAGIDYTTLGEQENCCGYLAYLVGDMQTFNAVASKNAAIFKDKGISQLLTTCAGCYKTFEDLYPKYDHGDGYKPNHVVFLLKELVEGGKLSFKDDAKPLKVAYHDPCDLGRHLGVYEEPREVIKALPGVELIEFPLNRQLAKCCGGGGGVKAFANDLNQDIALARIKQAIDVGADTVVSACPSCKNSLNQGAARARKEKLGKVKVMDITELVAGRLAK; from the coding sequence ATGGAAATCAGCGCAAAGCTTGCCCAGATCGTGGGCGAGGAGAACCTAGTCACCAACCAGGCCGACTGCCTGGCCTACGCCCGGGACATGTCGGTGCACATCGGCCTGCCCGACGCCATGGTCTTCGCCGAGAGCACCGATGAGGTCAGCCAGATCCTGGCCGCCTGCCACGAGGCCGGGGTGCCGGTGATCGCCCGGGGCGGCGGCACCAGCGTTACCGGCGCGGCCCTGGCCCCCCACGGCGGGGTGGTGCTCAACCTCATCCGCATGAACCAGGTGTTGGAGATCAACCTGCCCGACCACTACGCCCGGGTGCAGGCCGGGGTGGTCTGCGGCGCGCTCAACGCGGCGGTGGCGGCCAAGGGCTTCTTCTTCCCGCCCGACCCGGGCAGCGCGGGCATCGCCACCATCGGCGGCATGATCAACACCAACGCCTCGGGCATCCGCGCGGTCAAATACGGCACCACCAAGGACTATGTCATGGGCCTGACCGTGGTGCTGGCCGACGGCCGCGTACTCAAAACCGGCTCCAAGGCGCCCAAGACCTCCAGCGGCTACAACCTGACCCAGCTCTTCTGCGCCAGCGAGGGCACCCTGGGGGTGATCACCGAGGCCACGCTTAAGATCCTGCCCGCCCCGGCCTACGCCATCAGCGCCCGCCTGGAGTTCCCGGACATCACCAGCGCCGGGGCGGCGGTCACCGAGATGCTCACCACCGGCGTGCCCATCGCCACCTGCGAGATTCTGGACGACGTGTCGCTCCAGGTCTTGCAGAAGGCCATCGACCTGAAGGTGGATGACGGCGTGGGCTGCATGATCATGCTGGAGCTGGACGGCCACAAGGCGGCGGTGGAGGACTACGTCAAGCAGGTGAACGCCATCTGCGGCGGCCACAGCCTGATCAACGCCAAGTGGACCGACGACGACCTGGAGAAGGCCCCCCTGTGGGAGGCGCGCCACCGCCTGGTCCCGGCCATGAGCCGCCTCAAGCCCGGCTACCGCCTGGTGCCCCTGATGGAGGACTTCGGGGTGCCCATGACCAAGATCCCCGAGACCATTAAGGAAATCCAGGCCATCGGCGAGAAGCACGGCTTCCCCATCGCCACCTTCGGGCACATCGGCGACGGCAACCTGCACGCCACCTTCATCATGGACGTGAAGCAGGCCGATCAGTGGGACGCGGTGAAGAAGATCGCCCTGGAGTTCGTGGAGCTGACCGCCCGGATGGAAGGCACCATGAGCGCCGAGCACGGCCTGGGCATGGCCAAGAGCCCCATTATCGAGACCGAGCTGGGCGCGGTGGGCAAGGAGGTCATGCAAACCCTCAAGGGCGCCCTGGACCCCAAGAGCATATTGAACCCCGGCAAGCTGGGGCTCAAGGACTCCATCGAGGACATCTACCAGCACTGCGGCTTCGACCCCCTGCGCCTGGAACACCCCGACGTGGCCAGCCTGGGCGCGGCGGACAACGAGATCGTGGCCTGCATCCAGTGCGGCTTCTGCCGCCTGGGCTGCCCCACCTACGCCCAGACCGACCTGGAGGCCATGAACGCCAAAGGCCGCATCACCCTGGCCTTCGCGCTCCTCACCGGAGCCATGCAGGGCTCGGCCGACATCGCCGAGCGCCTGTACCAGTGCATGTTGTGCATGAACTGCAAGTACACCTGCCCGGCCCAGGTGGACCTCTCGGTGGTGGTGCAGGCCGCCCGCCAGCGCCTGGTGGAGCAGGGCTATCTGCCCGAGATCTTCAAGAAGCTCATGGTGGACATGATCGAGGCGGGCAACCCCTTTGCCCAGCCCCGCGAGACCCGCACCGACTCCTATCCCGTGAGCTATGAGCCCAAGGACAAGGCCGACACCCTGCTGCACCTGGGCTGCGTGGCCTCCTACCAGGACGTGAAGATCATCCCCGCGGTGATGAAGATCCTGGACGCGGCGGGCATCGACTACACCACCCTGGGCGAGCAGGAGAACTGCTGCGGCTACCTGGCCTACCTGGTGGGCGACATGCAGACCTTCAACGCGGTGGCCTCTAAGAACGCGGCCATCTTCAAGGACAAGGGCATCAGCCAGCTCCTGACCACCTGCGCGGGTTGCTACAAGACCTTCGAGGACCTCTACCCCAAGTATGACCACGGCGACGGCTACAAGCCCAACCACGTGGTGTTCCTGCTCAAGGAGCTGGTGGAGGGCGGCAAGCTGAGCTTCAAGGACGACGCCAAGCCGCTCAAGGTGGCCTATCACGACCCCTGCGACCTGGGCCGCCATTTGGGGGTCTACGAGGAGCCCCGCGAGGTGATCAAGGCCCTGCCCGGGGTGGAGCTGATCGAGTTCCCCCTCAACCGCCAGCTGGCCAAGTGTTGCGGCGGCGGCGGCGGGGTCAAGGCATTCGCCAACGACCTGAACCAGGACATCGCCCTGGCCCGCATCAAGCAGGCCATCGACGTGGGCGCCGACACCGTGGTGAGCGCCTGCCCCAGCTGCAAGAACTCCCTGAACCAGGGCGCGGCCCGGGCCCGCAAGGAGAAGCTGGGCAAGGTCAAGGTCATGGACATCACCGAGCTGGTGGCCGGCCGCCTGGCCAAGTAA
- the gcvH gene encoding glycine cleavage system protein GcvH has product MEVSGYNFPDDLYYDTNHFWAKVEGDHVVMGTTDLTQRLAGEITFVDVPEEDDEVTQGKPFGSIESGKWVGRVYAVVSGEVAEGNEELEDEPELINSDCYGEGWICKIRPSDLTADLAKLMQGEAYAKWVEAEIAKLDQDKD; this is encoded by the coding sequence ATGGAGGTTTCAGGCTACAATTTTCCCGACGATCTGTACTATGACACCAACCATTTTTGGGCCAAGGTGGAGGGCGACCACGTGGTGATGGGCACCACGGACCTCACTCAGCGCCTGGCCGGCGAGATCACCTTCGTGGACGTGCCCGAGGAGGACGACGAGGTGACCCAGGGCAAGCCCTTCGGCTCCATCGAGAGCGGCAAGTGGGTGGGCCGGGTCTACGCCGTGGTCTCCGGCGAGGTGGCCGAGGGCAACGAGGAGCTGGAGGACGAGCCCGAGCTGATCAACTCGGACTGCTACGGCGAGGGCTGGATTTGCAAGATCCGCCCCAGCGACCTGACCGCCGACCTGGCCAAGCTGATGCAGGGCGAGGCCTACGCCAAATGGGTGGAGGCGGAGATCGCCAAGCTGGACCAAGACAAGGACTAG